In Oreochromis aureus strain Israel breed Guangdong linkage group 15, ZZ_aureus, whole genome shotgun sequence, a single genomic region encodes these proteins:
- the LOC116309580 gene encoding estrogen-related receptor gamma-like isoform X4: protein MSVRGLDPTCPSSIKREPSSPSPSSQGDVSPAQPSPGSSSSDTNSSYGPLTKGHNHNNGQDSPGLFSHTAGLASNVGANRLVRFGEEEGQVKCEFMLGSVAKRLCLVCGDVASGYHYGVASCEACKAFFKRTIQGNIEYSCPASNECEITKRRRKSCQACRFVKCLAVGMLREGVRLDRVRGGRQKYKRRIDAENSPYLHPQNALPQKKTFSVGGVVENKVVSLLLVAEPEGIFAMPDPTVPESDIKALTTLCDLADRELVVNIGWAKHIPGFPSLSLADQMSLLQSGWMEILILRVVFRSLALEDKLVYAEDYIMDEEQSKLAGLLDLNNAILQLVKKYKAMGLEKEEFVVLKAIALANSDSMHIEDSEAVQRLQDVLHGALQDYETIHHPEDPRRAGKMIMTLPLLRQTAARAIQHFCSIKQDGRVPMHKLFLELLEAKA from the exons ATGTCAGTGAGGGGCTTGGACCCCACCTGTCCCTCTTCTATAAAGCGTGAGCCTTCCAGCCCCAGTCCCAGCTCTCAGGGTGATGTCAGCCCGGCCCAGCCCAGTCCTGGAAGCTCTTCCTCGGACACAAACTCCAGCTACGGTCCTCTCACCAAAGGCCACAATCACAATAATGGGCAGGACTCGCCAGGCCTCTTTAGTCACACAGCGGGGTTGGCCAGTAATGTCGGAGCAAATAGGTTGGT GAGATTTGGTGAGGAAGAAGGCCAAGTCAAGTGCGAATTCATGCTGGGCTCTGTAGCCAAGCGCCTATGTCTAGTGTGTGGTGACGTGGCCTCTGGCTACCACTATGGTGTGGCCTCTTGTGAAGCTTGCAAGGCCTTCTTCAAGAGGACCATCCAGG GTAACATCGAATACAGCTGCCCAGCATCCAATGAATGTGAAATCACCAAGAGAAGACGGAAATCTTGCCAGGCTTGTCGATTTGTGAAATGTCTGGCAGTGGGCATGTTGAGAGAAG gTGTGCGTCTGGACCGGGTCCGAGGTGGCAGACAAAAGTACAAGAGAAGAATAGACGCTGAGAACAGCCCATATCTACACCCTCAGAATGCCTTGCCgcagaaaaaaacat TCTCTGTAGGTGGTGTGGTGGAGAACAAGGTGGTATCTCTGCTGCTGGTCGCTGAGCCAGAGGGCATCTTCGCCATGCCGGATCCCACAGTACCTGAGAGCGACATCAAGGCTCTGACCACTTTGTGCGACCTGGCTGACAGAGAATTGGTGGTCAACATCGGCTGGGCCAAGCACATCCCAG GCTTCCCCTCGCTCTCTCTGGCGGACCAGATGAGTCTGCTGCAGAGCGGCTGGATGGAGATTTTGATTCTTCGAGTGGTGTTTCGCTCGCTGGCCTTGGAGGACAAGCTTGTGTATGCTGAGGATTACATCATGGATGAGGAGCAGTCAAAGCTAGCTGGCCTGCTTGACCTCAACAATGCTATCTTGCAGCTGGTGAAGAAATACAAAGCCATGGGGCTAGAGAAGGAGGAGTTTGTGGTACTCAAAGCTATTGCACTTGCTAACTCAG ACTCGATGCATATTGAGGACTCAGAGGCAGTGCAGAGGCTCCAGGATGTCCTTCACGGAGCCCTGCAGGACTACGAGACCATCCACCACCCAGAGGATCCTCGGCGAGCGGGCAAAATGATCATGACCCTTCCACTTCTCCGTCAGACAGCTGCTCGTGCCATCCAGCACTTCTGCAGCATCAAGCAGGACGGACGTGTGCCTATGCACAAACTCTTCCTCGAACTTCTAGAGGCTAAAGCCTGA
- the LOC116309580 gene encoding estrogen-related receptor gamma-like isoform X3: MDLVDLYLPECFTYHSDTEHLDRMSVRGLDPTCPSSIKREPSSPSPSSQGDVSPAQPSPGSSSSDTNSSYGPLTKGHNHNNGQDSPGLFSHTAGLASNVGANRLVRFGEEEGQVKCEFMLGSVAKRLCLVCGDVASGYHYGVASCEACKAFFKRTIQGNIEYSCPASNECEITKRRRKSCQACRFVKCLAVGMLREGVRLDRVRGGRQKYKRRIDAENSPYLHPQNALPQKKTCGVVENKVVSLLLVAEPEGIFAMPDPTVPESDIKALTTLCDLADRELVVNIGWAKHIPGFPSLSLADQMSLLQSGWMEILILRVVFRSLALEDKLVYAEDYIMDEEQSKLAGLLDLNNAILQLVKKYKAMGLEKEEFVVLKAIALANSDSMHIEDSEAVQRLQDVLHGALQDYETIHHPEDPRRAGKMIMTLPLLRQTAARAIQHFCSIKQDGRVPMHKLFLELLEAKA, from the exons ATGGATTTAGTCGACCTCTACCTCCCGGAGTGTTTCACCTACCACTCTGACACAGA GCATCTGGACAGGATGTCAGTGAGGGGCTTGGACCCCACCTGTCCCTCTTCTATAAAGCGTGAGCCTTCCAGCCCCAGTCCCAGCTCTCAGGGTGATGTCAGCCCGGCCCAGCCCAGTCCTGGAAGCTCTTCCTCGGACACAAACTCCAGCTACGGTCCTCTCACCAAAGGCCACAATCACAATAATGGGCAGGACTCGCCAGGCCTCTTTAGTCACACAGCGGGGTTGGCCAGTAATGTCGGAGCAAATAGGTTGGT GAGATTTGGTGAGGAAGAAGGCCAAGTCAAGTGCGAATTCATGCTGGGCTCTGTAGCCAAGCGCCTATGTCTAGTGTGTGGTGACGTGGCCTCTGGCTACCACTATGGTGTGGCCTCTTGTGAAGCTTGCAAGGCCTTCTTCAAGAGGACCATCCAGG GTAACATCGAATACAGCTGCCCAGCATCCAATGAATGTGAAATCACCAAGAGAAGACGGAAATCTTGCCAGGCTTGTCGATTTGTGAAATGTCTGGCAGTGGGCATGTTGAGAGAAG gTGTGCGTCTGGACCGGGTCCGAGGTGGCAGACAAAAGTACAAGAGAAGAATAGACGCTGAGAACAGCCCATATCTACACCCTCAGAATGCCTTGCCgcagaaaaaaacat GTGGTGTGGTGGAGAACAAGGTGGTATCTCTGCTGCTGGTCGCTGAGCCAGAGGGCATCTTCGCCATGCCGGATCCCACAGTACCTGAGAGCGACATCAAGGCTCTGACCACTTTGTGCGACCTGGCTGACAGAGAATTGGTGGTCAACATCGGCTGGGCCAAGCACATCCCAG GCTTCCCCTCGCTCTCTCTGGCGGACCAGATGAGTCTGCTGCAGAGCGGCTGGATGGAGATTTTGATTCTTCGAGTGGTGTTTCGCTCGCTGGCCTTGGAGGACAAGCTTGTGTATGCTGAGGATTACATCATGGATGAGGAGCAGTCAAAGCTAGCTGGCCTGCTTGACCTCAACAATGCTATCTTGCAGCTGGTGAAGAAATACAAAGCCATGGGGCTAGAGAAGGAGGAGTTTGTGGTACTCAAAGCTATTGCACTTGCTAACTCAG ACTCGATGCATATTGAGGACTCAGAGGCAGTGCAGAGGCTCCAGGATGTCCTTCACGGAGCCCTGCAGGACTACGAGACCATCCACCACCCAGAGGATCCTCGGCGAGCGGGCAAAATGATCATGACCCTTCCACTTCTCCGTCAGACAGCTGCTCGTGCCATCCAGCACTTCTGCAGCATCAAGCAGGACGGACGTGTGCCTATGCACAAACTCTTCCTCGAACTTCTAGAGGCTAAAGCCTGA
- the LOC116309580 gene encoding estrogen-related receptor gamma-like isoform X1, which translates to MDLVDLYLPECFTYHSDTEHLDRMSVRGLDPTCPSSIKREPSSPSPSSQGDVSPAQPSPGSSSSDTNSSYGPLTKGHNHNNGQDSPGLFSHTAGLASNVGANRLVRFGEEEGQVKCEFMLGSVAKRLCLVCGDVASGYHYGVASCEACKAFFKRTIQGNIEYSCPASNECEITKRRRKSCQACRFVKCLAVGMLREGVRLDRVRGGRQKYKRRIDAENSPYLHPQNALPQKKTFSVGGVVENKVVSLLLVAEPEGIFAMPDPTVPESDIKALTTLCDLADRELVVNIGWAKHIPGFPSLSLADQMSLLQSGWMEILILRVVFRSLALEDKLVYAEDYIMDEEQSKLAGLLDLNNAILQLVKKYKAMGLEKEEFVVLKAIALANSDSMHIEDSEAVQRLQDVLHGALQDYETIHHPEDPRRAGKMIMTLPLLRQTAARAIQHFCSIKQDGRVPMHKLFLELLEAKA; encoded by the exons ATGGATTTAGTCGACCTCTACCTCCCGGAGTGTTTCACCTACCACTCTGACACAGA GCATCTGGACAGGATGTCAGTGAGGGGCTTGGACCCCACCTGTCCCTCTTCTATAAAGCGTGAGCCTTCCAGCCCCAGTCCCAGCTCTCAGGGTGATGTCAGCCCGGCCCAGCCCAGTCCTGGAAGCTCTTCCTCGGACACAAACTCCAGCTACGGTCCTCTCACCAAAGGCCACAATCACAATAATGGGCAGGACTCGCCAGGCCTCTTTAGTCACACAGCGGGGTTGGCCAGTAATGTCGGAGCAAATAGGTTGGT GAGATTTGGTGAGGAAGAAGGCCAAGTCAAGTGCGAATTCATGCTGGGCTCTGTAGCCAAGCGCCTATGTCTAGTGTGTGGTGACGTGGCCTCTGGCTACCACTATGGTGTGGCCTCTTGTGAAGCTTGCAAGGCCTTCTTCAAGAGGACCATCCAGG GTAACATCGAATACAGCTGCCCAGCATCCAATGAATGTGAAATCACCAAGAGAAGACGGAAATCTTGCCAGGCTTGTCGATTTGTGAAATGTCTGGCAGTGGGCATGTTGAGAGAAG gTGTGCGTCTGGACCGGGTCCGAGGTGGCAGACAAAAGTACAAGAGAAGAATAGACGCTGAGAACAGCCCATATCTACACCCTCAGAATGCCTTGCCgcagaaaaaaacat TCTCTGTAGGTGGTGTGGTGGAGAACAAGGTGGTATCTCTGCTGCTGGTCGCTGAGCCAGAGGGCATCTTCGCCATGCCGGATCCCACAGTACCTGAGAGCGACATCAAGGCTCTGACCACTTTGTGCGACCTGGCTGACAGAGAATTGGTGGTCAACATCGGCTGGGCCAAGCACATCCCAG GCTTCCCCTCGCTCTCTCTGGCGGACCAGATGAGTCTGCTGCAGAGCGGCTGGATGGAGATTTTGATTCTTCGAGTGGTGTTTCGCTCGCTGGCCTTGGAGGACAAGCTTGTGTATGCTGAGGATTACATCATGGATGAGGAGCAGTCAAAGCTAGCTGGCCTGCTTGACCTCAACAATGCTATCTTGCAGCTGGTGAAGAAATACAAAGCCATGGGGCTAGAGAAGGAGGAGTTTGTGGTACTCAAAGCTATTGCACTTGCTAACTCAG ACTCGATGCATATTGAGGACTCAGAGGCAGTGCAGAGGCTCCAGGATGTCCTTCACGGAGCCCTGCAGGACTACGAGACCATCCACCACCCAGAGGATCCTCGGCGAGCGGGCAAAATGATCATGACCCTTCCACTTCTCCGTCAGACAGCTGCTCGTGCCATCCAGCACTTCTGCAGCATCAAGCAGGACGGACGTGTGCCTATGCACAAACTCTTCCTCGAACTTCTAGAGGCTAAAGCCTGA
- the LOC116309580 gene encoding estrogen-related receptor gamma-like isoform X2 has protein sequence MDLVDLYLPECFTYHSDTEHLDRMSVRGLDPTCPSSIKREPSSPSPSSQGDVSPAQPSPGSSSSDTNSSYGPLTKGHNHNNGQDSPGLFSHTAGLASNVGANRRFGEEEGQVKCEFMLGSVAKRLCLVCGDVASGYHYGVASCEACKAFFKRTIQGNIEYSCPASNECEITKRRRKSCQACRFVKCLAVGMLREGVRLDRVRGGRQKYKRRIDAENSPYLHPQNALPQKKTFSVGGVVENKVVSLLLVAEPEGIFAMPDPTVPESDIKALTTLCDLADRELVVNIGWAKHIPGFPSLSLADQMSLLQSGWMEILILRVVFRSLALEDKLVYAEDYIMDEEQSKLAGLLDLNNAILQLVKKYKAMGLEKEEFVVLKAIALANSDSMHIEDSEAVQRLQDVLHGALQDYETIHHPEDPRRAGKMIMTLPLLRQTAARAIQHFCSIKQDGRVPMHKLFLELLEAKA, from the exons ATGGATTTAGTCGACCTCTACCTCCCGGAGTGTTTCACCTACCACTCTGACACAGA GCATCTGGACAGGATGTCAGTGAGGGGCTTGGACCCCACCTGTCCCTCTTCTATAAAGCGTGAGCCTTCCAGCCCCAGTCCCAGCTCTCAGGGTGATGTCAGCCCGGCCCAGCCCAGTCCTGGAAGCTCTTCCTCGGACACAAACTCCAGCTACGGTCCTCTCACCAAAGGCCACAATCACAATAATGGGCAGGACTCGCCAGGCCTCTTTAGTCACACAGCGGGGTTGGCCAGTAATGTCGGAGCAAATAG GAGATTTGGTGAGGAAGAAGGCCAAGTCAAGTGCGAATTCATGCTGGGCTCTGTAGCCAAGCGCCTATGTCTAGTGTGTGGTGACGTGGCCTCTGGCTACCACTATGGTGTGGCCTCTTGTGAAGCTTGCAAGGCCTTCTTCAAGAGGACCATCCAGG GTAACATCGAATACAGCTGCCCAGCATCCAATGAATGTGAAATCACCAAGAGAAGACGGAAATCTTGCCAGGCTTGTCGATTTGTGAAATGTCTGGCAGTGGGCATGTTGAGAGAAG gTGTGCGTCTGGACCGGGTCCGAGGTGGCAGACAAAAGTACAAGAGAAGAATAGACGCTGAGAACAGCCCATATCTACACCCTCAGAATGCCTTGCCgcagaaaaaaacat TCTCTGTAGGTGGTGTGGTGGAGAACAAGGTGGTATCTCTGCTGCTGGTCGCTGAGCCAGAGGGCATCTTCGCCATGCCGGATCCCACAGTACCTGAGAGCGACATCAAGGCTCTGACCACTTTGTGCGACCTGGCTGACAGAGAATTGGTGGTCAACATCGGCTGGGCCAAGCACATCCCAG GCTTCCCCTCGCTCTCTCTGGCGGACCAGATGAGTCTGCTGCAGAGCGGCTGGATGGAGATTTTGATTCTTCGAGTGGTGTTTCGCTCGCTGGCCTTGGAGGACAAGCTTGTGTATGCTGAGGATTACATCATGGATGAGGAGCAGTCAAAGCTAGCTGGCCTGCTTGACCTCAACAATGCTATCTTGCAGCTGGTGAAGAAATACAAAGCCATGGGGCTAGAGAAGGAGGAGTTTGTGGTACTCAAAGCTATTGCACTTGCTAACTCAG ACTCGATGCATATTGAGGACTCAGAGGCAGTGCAGAGGCTCCAGGATGTCCTTCACGGAGCCCTGCAGGACTACGAGACCATCCACCACCCAGAGGATCCTCGGCGAGCGGGCAAAATGATCATGACCCTTCCACTTCTCCGTCAGACAGCTGCTCGTGCCATCCAGCACTTCTGCAGCATCAAGCAGGACGGACGTGTGCCTATGCACAAACTCTTCCTCGAACTTCTAGAGGCTAAAGCCTGA